A part of Periophthalmus magnuspinnatus isolate fPerMag1 chromosome 14, fPerMag1.2.pri, whole genome shotgun sequence genomic DNA contains:
- the LOC117381996 gene encoding uncharacterized protein LOC117381996, with protein sequence MDITIQRGNYLPEFEQCTDCCQYFHCPFCSPKWFLPNTKSKVLIHLKKHFNRSVAHGGYTIHRCCRLCRDLPHYHCPYCNSTLLRRKDFKRHLEMDITIQRGDTLPEVKRCTDCCSNFHCPFCAPKWYRPTGKSKIELHLKIHFNRAVRFAGYTIHRCRRTCRKTSHYHCPYCKSTLLRTLDFTRHLQLCRGKDAAETAAQFLTAEDTTEPGNATPVSNKEEKEKPKCAPQLCTAGEQNGQPNQSVHVTVQRGDSLPNLEKCSNCSNIHCPFCSTKMFRPSKKSRIVEHLKKHFNYSVKFEGFTIHRCRRTCRTVPHYHCPYCKSSVLRTMDFMRHLQVCKSKDASLIAVQSPSAAEDMSKMANATPVYKNITWKRPNLKQKKNTHLKCPKCHLVFYRKNLKKHIERKHSLQELDISAFSHLKSECVDPQNGVYAVHNIIRGVSRPLHVQLKMQGEVECFSCDSSLCQSKLELARSEVKSYKCKHLQSVSNCTSFPSSPVLPQSILAEMARKKLFAKSKIKVCTDRQILAMQNNVPLSVQLMMGNPPYKKFISVYEPNISVYSRLRRIIVSCNEEKNLWYCPCSRTKRTCVHKYVAKWHLFQTDRSMFHNKVQTPSKPRNKKTKIPKAQSTQTAKLLSKQRAEADVESDEDTALETIETMEAIEPIDSMVAAMETNVTYPPKDIQMIRSMVQYLLINKRLPALFPEHLSVPVEKDYPRHLAPTETNCLYCTDEVILSQPVLITHKAKILTYSRILQDFSTYYKFCPRCGVPYRYQEWGDGLHNFNDHLLLDLPLCLMIRNTLHAHTSFGQIVESLKSNRGASFPTADTLLRGYLHFEALTDSQSQYSCVTYGNRPPVVVMELNSKTFHLSGRDLAEPTADLNGAGDMDHLWKALKEERIARGLVSGTKQPVLYKIM encoded by the exons ATGGATATCACAATTCAGAGAGGCAATTATCTTCCAGAGTTTGAACAGTGTACTGACTGCTGCCAATATTTCCACTGTCCCTTCTGCTCCCCCAAATGGTTCCTGCCCAACACAAAGTCAAAAGTTTTGATACATCTAAAGAAGCACTTCAATAGATCAGTAGCCCATGGAG GTTACACCATACACCGGTGTTGTCGCCTCTGTCGAGACTTGCCACACTATCACTGTCCTTACTGTAACTCCACTCTCCTGAGAAGAAAGGACTTTAAGAGGCATTTGGAA ATGGATATAACCATTCAAAGAGGCGATACTCTTCCAGAAGTGAAGCGATGTACTGATTGCTGCAGTAATTTTCACTGTCCTTTTTGCGCCCCAAAATGGTACCGGCCCACTGGAAAGTCCAAGATAGAATTACATCTAAAGATACACTTTAATCGTGCAGTGCGTTTTGCAG GTTACACCATACACAGGTGTCGACGCACTTGCCGAAAAACATCACACTATCACTGTCCTTACTGTAAATCCACACTCCTGAGAACACTGGACTTTACAAGACACTTGCAATTGTGCAGAGGTAAAGATGCAGCAGAGACTGCTGCTCAGTTCTTAACTGCTGAAGACACAACTGAGCCCGGTAATGCCACACCAGTCAgcaacaaagaagaaaaagaaaagccaAAGTGTGCTCCCCAGCTGTGCACTGCCGGCGAACAAAATGGACAACCAAATCAAAGC GTGCATGTAACAGTTCAAAGAGGTGATTCTCTTCCAAACCTTGAAAAGTGTTCTAACTGCAGCAATATTCACTGTCCATTCTGCTCCACAAAAATGTTCCGGCCCTCTAAAAAGTCAAGGATTGTAGAACATCTAAAGAAACACTTCAATTATTCAGTGAAATTCGAAG gtttCACCATTCACCGTTGTCGTCGCACCTGTCGCACCGTGCCACACTATCACTGTCCTTATTGTAAGTCTTCAGTCCTGAGAACAATGGACTTTATGAGGCACTTGCAAGTGTGCAAAAGTAAAGATGCATCACTCATTGCTGTTCAGTCCCCTTCAGCTGCTGAAGACATGTCTAAGATGGCCAATGCCACACCAGtttacaaaaacatcacatggAAAAGGCCAAActtgaaacaaaagaaaaacacacatctcAAATGCCCCAAATGTCACTTAGTATTTTATaggaaaaatctgaaaaagcaCATAGAACGCAAACATTCACTACAAGAGTTGGACATTTCAGCTTTCTCTCATTTGAAAAGTGAGTGTGTAGATCCCCAGAATGGAGTGTATGCTGTTCACAATATTATCCGTGGGGTTTCAAGGCCTCTCCATGTCCAACTCAAAATGCAGGGTGAAGTAGAGTGCTTTTCATGTGATTCTAGCTTGTGCCAAAGTAAACTTGAACTGGCACGGAGTGAAGTCAAGTCATACAAATGCAAACATCTCCAGTCTGTTTCAAACTGCACGTCCTTCCCGTCCTCACCGGTGCTGCCACAAAGTATACTTGCAGAAATGGCAAGGAAAAAGTTGTTTGCaaagagtaaaataaaagtgtgtacCGATCGTCAAATCCTAGCCATGCAAAATAATGTGCCACTTTCTGTACAATTGATGATGGGGAATCCACCATACAAGAAATTTATATCAGTTTATGAGCCCAATATCTCAGTTTACAGCCGACTGCGTAGAATAATTGTGTCATGTAATGAAGAAAAGAATTTGTGGTACTGTCCTTGTTCCAGGACAAAGAGAACCTGTGTTCATAAATATGTTGCAAAATGGCACCTATTCCAAACAGATCGAAGTATGTTTCATAATAAAGTGCAGACTCCTAGTAAACCacgaaataaaaaaacaaaaatacctaAAGCACAGTCAACTCAAACAGCAAAACTACTGTCAAAACAAAGGGCAGAAGCAGATGTTGAAAGTGATGAGGATACGGCACTGGAAACCATAGAAACAATGGAAGCTATAGAGCCCATAGATTCAATGGTGGCTGCAATGGAGACTAATGTCACTTACCCACCAAAGGATATTCAAATGATCAGAAGCATGGTACAATACCTCCTGATCAATAAAAGGTTACCTGCACTTTTCCCTGAACATCTCTCCGTGCCTGTGGAAAAGGACTACCCTCGACACCTGGCGCCCACTGAAACAAACTGCCTTTATTGTACTGACGAGGTCATCCTGAGTCAACCAGTCCTCATCACACACAAAGCCAAAATCCTCACATACTCAAGGATTCTTCAAG ATTTTTCTACCTACTATAAATTCTGTCCTCGCTGTGGAGTCCCATATCGATATCAGGAGTGGGGAGATGGTCTGCATAATTTCAATGACCATTTACTTTTGGATCTACCCCTTTGCCTCATGATCAGGAACACACTGCAC gccCACACCAGTTTTGGTCAAATAGTGGAGTCTTTGAAGTCAAATAGAGGTGCCTCGTTCCCGACAGCCGATACTCTGCTCCGGGGGTATCTCCATTTTGAGGCCCTCACGGACAGTCAGAGTCAGTACTCCTGTGTCACCTATGGCAACCGTCCACCTGTAGTGGTCATGGAGCTCAACAGCAAGACATTTCATTTGTCAG GAAGGGACCTTGCTGAGCCAACAGCAGATTTAAATGGAGCGGGGGACATGGACCACTTATGGAAGGCATTGAAAGAGGAAAGGATCGCCCGTGGGCTGGTTTCTGGTACAAAGCAGCCtgttttatacaaaataatgtGA